One window of the Epinephelus moara isolate mb chromosome 22, YSFRI_EMoa_1.0, whole genome shotgun sequence genome contains the following:
- the sfpq gene encoding splicing factor, proline- and glutamine-rich, translated as MSRFTNNRGGLGMNFQQRRGGGPGGPMRGGLMGNPHFRSHPFQNQNQNRRGGNNNFNRAPNQGPQTPQKPPQNQPIIPPPSPGPALTMKGPAQQQQQQQQQQQQKPAQQQQQQPAQQQQKPTTPAPQPKIQSPPPKPNVSTPPPNQANKNQNQQLKSPAGNANGQQQKQPPHPSPKSGPQLGQKTGPHQGQKSGPHQGQKTGPHQGQRTGLSPARPRQEPEKNNDAAPSDAAPSKEFKATLSMLLKPGEKTYTQRCRLFIGNLPNDITEEDFKRLFAKYGEPSEVFINKNKGFGFIRLESRALAEIAKAELDDTPTKGRPLRVRFATHSAALSVKNLSPFVSNELLEEAFSQFGMVERAIVVVDDRGRPTGKGIVEFASKPAARKALDRCNEGVFLLTTSPRPVVVEPLEQFDDEDGLPEKLAQKNPRYQAEREEPPRFARPGSFEYEYSKRWKSLDDMEKQQRQQVEKNMREAREKLESEMEDAYHEHQANLLRQDLLRRQEELRRMEELHSQEMQKRKEMQLRQEEERRRREEEMLRKREMEEQMRRQREESYRMGNFMDREREMRMSSSGTLGMSDMSFGGSNQKFPMGGLSFEGQQGMGSASGSLMGKEMRNERFAQGGPRGMGPGSAGYGRVREEFDGPAKKPRF; from the exons ATGTCTCGATTTACCAATAATCGCGGCGGCCTTGGGATGAATTTCCAGCAACGTAGAGGCGGTGGGCCCGGCGGCCCGATGCGGGGTGGGTTAATGGGGAACCCACATTTCAGGAGCCATCCTTTCCAGAATCAGAACCAAAACCGGAGGGGAGGAAATAATAACTTCAACAGAGCGCCGAATCAGGGACCACAGACCCCCCAGAAGCCACCACAGAACCAGCCAATTATCCCTCCGCCAAGTCCTGGCCCGGCTCTCACCATGAAAGGCCcggcgcagcagcagcagcagcagcagcaacaacagcagcagaaaccggcacagcaacagcagcaacaaccgGCACAGCAACAGCAGAAACCAACAACCCCTGCGCCTCAGCCGAAGATTCAGTCACCCCCGCCGAAACCTAACGTGAGCACACCTCCTCCTAACCAGGCAAACAAGAACCAGAACCAGCAGCTGAAGTCACCGGCAGGAAATGCTAACGgtcagcagcagaagcagcccCCACACCCGAGCCCGAAGTCGGGCCCCCAACTAGGCCAGAAGACAGGCCCTCACCAAGGCCAGAAGTCAGGTCCCCACCAAGGCCAGAAAACAGGCCCTCACCAAGGCCAGAGGACAGGGCTATCACCAGCAAGGCCTAGACAGGAGCCAGAGAAAAACAACGACGCAGCCCCGTCAGATGCAGCCCCATCAAAG GAGTTTAAGGCAACGTTGTCCATGCTGCTGAAACCCGGTGAGAAGACATACACCCAGCGATGCCGTCTGTTCATTGGGAATCTGCCCAACGACATCACAGAGGAAGATTTCAAGAGGCTGTTCGCAAAATATGGAGAGCCCAGCGAGGTcttcatcaacaaaaacaaaggctTTGGTTTCATCCGATTG GAGTCCCGTGCACTTGCAGAGATCGCAAAAGCAGAGTTGGATGACACACCAACAAAAGGCAGACCCCTGCGTGTCAGATTTGCCACACACTCTGCAGCTTTGTCTGTGAAGAATCTGTCACCATTTGTTTCAAACGAGCTCCTGGAAGAAGCTTTCTCACAGTTTGGAATGGTTGAGAGGGCCATTGTCGTTGTGGATGATCGCGGGCGCCCCACAGGCAAGGGCATTGTCGAATTTGCCTCCAAACCTGCAGCTAGAAAAGCCCTGGATCGGTGCAATGAAGGTGTCTTCTTGCTCACCAC GTCACCCCGGCCTGTCGTTGTCGAGCCTCTGGAGCAGTTTGATGATGAAGATGGTCTTCCAGAGAAACTGGCACAGAAGAACCCCAGATATCAAGC AGAGCGCGAGGAACCTCCCCGTTTTGCTCGCCCCGGCTCTTTTGAATACGAGTATTCTAAACGCTGGAAGTCTCTGGATGacatggagaagcagcagaggcagcaggtgGAGAAGAACATGCGCGAGGCCCGTGAGAAGCTGGAGAGTGAGATGGAGGATGCGTACCATGAGCACCAGGCCAACCTGCTCAGACAAG aTCTGCTCAGGCGACAGGAGGAACTGCGGCGCATGGAGGAGTTGCACAGTCAGGAGATGcagaagaggaaggagatgCAGCTCAG ACAAGAAGAAGAGCGCCGCCGGCGGGAAGAAGAGATGCTACGCAAGAGGGAGATGGAAGAGCAGATGCGCCGCCAGCGTGAGGAGAGCTACAGGATGGGCAACTTCATGGAT agggagagggaaatgAGAATGAGTTCCAGTGGAACTTTGGGCATGAGTG ATATGTCCTTTGGTGGGTCCAACCAGAAGTTCCCCATGGGTGGACTGAGTTTTGAGGGCCAGCAGGGAATGGGATCCGCTTCAGGCAGCCTGATGGGCAAAGAAATG